The Anaerohalosphaeraceae bacterium nucleotide sequence GCCTGCTGCGGTCCGGTTTGTTCGGCCGGCTGAGCGGCTGTCGGGTGCGGATGGGCCTTCAGGAGGCGCGAGAGGGGGCCCGTCTGTTTTATACCCATACAGCCCCCGCACCGCAGTCAGCCCATATTTTTGATGTGTATGACGCTCTTTTGAAGATGCTTGGTGTGTCGATTGAACCGATAGAGTTTGGGCTGCGGGTCTGCGAGCAGGCCCGTCAGGATGCGGATGTGCTGTTGAAGACCGAGGGGCTTGCGGGCAGGCGGTATGCGGTTCTGGCGGCCGGGTCGGCGCATGGGCGCAAGTGCTGGCCTGCGGAGCGGTTTGCCCGGATAGCCGCCTGGCTGCATCGGGAAGCGGGGCTGGGCGTGGTGCTGGTCGGCTCGGCGGGCGAGCGGCCTTTGGCGGAGCGGATTCAGCAGGCGGCAGGTGTGCCCGCGGCGGGGCTGGCCGGACGCACGAGCATTCCGCAGCTGGCGGCCCTATTGGAGCGGGCGGCGATTGTCCTCGGCAATGATACCGGGCCGACGCATCTGGCGGCGGCGCTGAATGTGCTGACGGTGATGATTTTCGGGCCGACCAATCCGGCTCGGCTGTGCCCGCGCGGCGGACGTTGTGCGATTGCGGCGGTCAATCCGTGGGGACGCGG carries:
- the waaC gene encoding lipopolysaccharide heptosyltransferase I, which produces MDRDVWESIRHPDWNGRVLIIKPSSMGDIVHALPVLAALRRARPKAHISWMVRTELVGLFDCVSGVDELILFDRRTMGRWWTAAGIRETAAFLRRLRHGRYDLVLDLQGLLRSGLFGRLSGCRVRMGLQEAREGARLFYTHTAPAPQSAHIFDVYDALLKMLGVSIEPIEFGLRVCEQARQDADVLLKTEGLAGRRYAVLAAGSAHGRKCWPAERFARIAAWLHREAGLGVVLVGSAGERPLAERIQQAAGVPAAGLAGRTSIPQLAALLERAAIVLGNDTGPTHLAAALNVLTVMIFGPTNPARLCPRGGRCAIAAVNPWGRGRSIDNPQPEYRIENITVEQVLQAVQSLLK